The following coding sequences are from one Carassius auratus strain Wakin chromosome 15, ASM336829v1, whole genome shotgun sequence window:
- the tmem106ba gene encoding transmembrane protein 106Ba, protein MGKSLFSLPKQKEDQENLTENTESHTEDDKHDVSQFPYVEFTGRDSITCPTCQGTGRIPRDQENQLVALIPYSDQRLKPRRTTLYVSLSVFLCLLLSGLAVFFLFPRTIDVSYVGVKSAYVTYNRDQRIIYINLTNTLNITNNNYYPVRVANITAQVQFYKTVIGKAVVSNVTSITPLDLRQVDFTVPTIIANEMNYIFDYCTMPSIKVHNIVVMMQMTVTVMYFGHAEQVSQEKYLYVDCGSNTTSSLGHKSVIQ, encoded by the exons ATGGGGAAGTCTCTGTTTTCTTTGCCAAAGCAAAAAGAGGACCAGGAGAACCTGACCGAAAACACAGAGTCTCACACTGAGGACGATAAACATGATGTGTCACAGTTTCCATATGTTGAATTCACCGGCAGAGACAGCATCACCTGTCCTACTTGTCAAGGGACGGGGAGGATACCTAGAG ACCAAGAAAACCAGCTAGTTGCTTTGATACCATACAGTGACCAGAGGCTGAAGCCAAGACGAAC GACCTTGTACGTGTCTTTATCAGTCTTTCTGTGTCTGCTACTCTCTGGTTTGGCTGTGTTCTTCCTGTTCCCCCGGACTATTGACGTCTCTTATGTTGGGGTGAAGTCAGCCTATGTCACATACAATCGAGACCAGCGGATAATATACATAAATCTCACG AATACTCTGAACATCACCAACAATAATTACTACCCAGTGCGCGTGGCCAACATCACAGCACAGGTGCAGTTCTACAAGACTGTGATTGGAAAGGCCGTCGTCAGTAATGTCACCAGTATCACCCCTCTGGATCTGCGTCAG gtcGATTTCACTGTTCCCACCATCATAGCAAATGAGATGAACTACATATT TGACTACTGTACCATGCCATCAATTAAAGTGCATAACATTGTGGTCATGATGCA GATGACTGTAACTGTCATGTACTTTGGCCACGCTGAGCAGGTGTCTCAGGAGAAGTACCTGTACGTTGACTGTGGATCAAACACCACGTCTTCACTTGGACACAAGAGTGTGATCCAGTGA
- the lsr gene encoding lipolysis-stimulated lipoprotein receptor isoform X1 produces MSLGIIFTFILFTGCTTAVNVICPNPRYVVILFQPVTLSCDFSTTATNAPVVTWKYKSYCRDPIQAALNPSSADNAIAQSNPNYNPNIECADSARTVRIVASKETTVTLAKEYQGRQISITNKADLSFVQTAWGDSGVYLCSVVSSQDLVGNSECYTELIVLERKSNTTDLLPGIDLLIMEDWLLVVLVVLGFLLLMLLLGICWCQCCPHTCCCYVRCPCCPERCCCPRALYEAGKMVKSGVPSQYAASMYAPSMYGQPAYGVGGPAPGIPMLPMPMGAPGPLSNGYGRDFDGASSVGQGSEVPLLQDHDGGGTRSGYRVQADQDGNPTRVLYYMERELANLDPSRPINAPGKYSRLDGMSEVSSLHDGPDSRNRGRARPPQLTTVYDDVDENMSTISSVSQHVRRDEPRRGVESRGRALSVENLDDIGRNYRDYPPARRDGGARGGTRDSDDEWSSSGRGNDRAFDDRRRRDYSPDARPRRGDSFRGVGFQGRRSRSRDDLTDLERGRGGRDAYDDSFLREAMEKKKLGEQQRGRSRERLDSESDRSDRYRGQHTGPPPLPLAPPSGNPNRHGNHSNFPAIPPPYTTDSDSVASSKKSNLKKNGAVSRESLVV; encoded by the exons ATGTCGCTGGGTATAATCTTCACCTTCATCTTGTTCACAG GCTGCACCACAGCCGTCAATGTGATCTGCCCTAACCCACGATACGTGGTCATATTATTCCAGCCGGTCACACTGAGCTGTGATTTCTCTACAACCGCTACAAACGCACCAGTGGTCACCTGGAAATACAAGTCCTACTGCAGAGACCCGATCCAAGCTGCATTAAACCCCAGCAGTGCTGACAATGCTATCGCTCAGTCCAACCCAAACTACAACCCCAACATCGAGTGTGCAGACAGCGCCAGGACCGTTCGCATAGTGGCTTCGAAAGAAACAACGGTCACGCTTGCGAAAGAGTACCAGGGCCGTCAGATCAGCATAACAAACA AGGCAGACCTTAGCTTTGTTCAGACCGCGTGGGGTGACAGTGGCGTGTACCTCTGCAGTGTTGTCTCATCCCAGGACCTTGTAGGGAATAGCGAGTGTTATACAGAGCTTATTGTGCTTG AGAGAAAGTCAAATACTACAGACCTGCTGCCTGGCATTGATTTACTGATCATGGAAG ACTGGTTGTTAGTGGTGTTGGTGGTGCTGGGCTTCCTGCTGCTGATGCTCCTGTTGGGTATCTGCTGGTGTCAGTGTTGCCCTCACACCTGCTGCTGTTACGTCAGATGCCCCTGCTGCCCGGAGCGCTGCTGCTGTCCCCGCGCAC TATATGAGGCTGGAAAAATGGTAAAGTCTGGCGTCCCCAGTCAGTACGCAGCCAGTATGTACGCCCCAAGCATGTACGGCCAGCCAGCTTATGGAGTTGGCGGACCTGCGCCGGGCATACCCATGCTCCCTATGCCAATGGGTGCTCCTGGTCCTCTGTCCAATGGATATGGCAGAGACTTTGATGGAGCCAGCTCAG TTGGTCAAGGATCTGAAGTGCCACTCCTGCAAGACCACGATGGTGGAGGAA CCCGTAGTGGATACCGTGTTCAGGCCGACCAAGATGGAAACCCAACTCGAGTGCTTTACTACATGGAGCGAGAACTGGCCAACCTCGACCCCAGTCGCCCAATAAATGCTCCAGGCAAATACAGTCGTT TGGATGGTATGAGCGAGGTGAGCTCACTTCATGATGGTCCAGACTCTCGAAATCGCGGTCGGGCCAGACCACCTCAGCTTACCACAGTGTATGATGATGTGGATGAAAACATGAGCACCATCAGCAGCGTCTCTCAGCATGTCCGACGGGATGAGCCCAGGCGGGGAGTTGAGTCTCGAGGACGTGCACTCTCTGTGGAAAACTTGGACGATATCGGCCGCAATTACAGAGATTATCCGCCTGCACGCCGAGATGGTGGAGCTAGAGGCGGCACAAGAGA TTCGGATGACGAGTGGAGCAGTAGTGGACGAGGAAACGACCGTGCATTCGATGACCGGCGACGCCGTGATTACTCTCCTGACGCTCGTCCTCGGCGTGGAGACTCCTTCCGTGGGGTCGGTTTCCAGGGCCGGCGCAGCCGTAGTCGTGATGACCTGACGGATCTGGAGCGTGGCCGTGGTGGTCGGGATGCATATGATGACAGCTTCCTCAGGGAAGCCATGGAAAAGAAGAAGCTTGGTGAGCAGCAGAGAGGCCGCAGCCGTGAGCGGCTCGACAGTGAGAGTGACCGATCTGACCGCTACAGGGGGCAACACACCGGACCGCCTCCTCTGCCCCTCGCCCCACCTTCCGGAAACCCCAATCGCCATGGAAACCATAGCAACTTCCCAGCTATTCCCCCTCCCTACACTACGGACAGTGACAGTGTGGCATCGTCCAAGAAGAGCAACTTAAAAAAG AATGGAGCTGTGAGCAGAGAGAGTCTGGTGGTGTGA
- the lsr gene encoding lipolysis-stimulated lipoprotein receptor isoform X2, which translates to MSLGIIFTFILFTGCTTAVNVICPNPRYVVILFQPVTLSCDFSTTATNAPVVTWKYKSYCRDPIQAALNPSSADNAIAQSNPNYNPNIECADSARTVRIVASKETTVTLAKEYQGRQISITNKADLSFVQTAWGDSGVYLCSVVSSQDLVGNSECYTELIVLDWLLVVLVVLGFLLLMLLLGICWCQCCPHTCCCYVRCPCCPERCCCPRALYEAGKMVKSGVPSQYAASMYAPSMYGQPAYGVGGPAPGIPMLPMPMGAPGPLSNGYGRDFDGASSVGQGSEVPLLQDHDGGGTRSGYRVQADQDGNPTRVLYYMERELANLDPSRPINAPGKYSRLDGMSEVSSLHDGPDSRNRGRARPPQLTTVYDDVDENMSTISSVSQHVRRDEPRRGVESRGRALSVENLDDIGRNYRDYPPARRDGGARGGTRDSDDEWSSSGRGNDRAFDDRRRRDYSPDARPRRGDSFRGVGFQGRRSRSRDDLTDLERGRGGRDAYDDSFLREAMEKKKLGEQQRGRSRERLDSESDRSDRYRGQHTGPPPLPLAPPSGNPNRHGNHSNFPAIPPPYTTDSDSVASSKKSNLKKNGAVSRESLVV; encoded by the exons ATGTCGCTGGGTATAATCTTCACCTTCATCTTGTTCACAG GCTGCACCACAGCCGTCAATGTGATCTGCCCTAACCCACGATACGTGGTCATATTATTCCAGCCGGTCACACTGAGCTGTGATTTCTCTACAACCGCTACAAACGCACCAGTGGTCACCTGGAAATACAAGTCCTACTGCAGAGACCCGATCCAAGCTGCATTAAACCCCAGCAGTGCTGACAATGCTATCGCTCAGTCCAACCCAAACTACAACCCCAACATCGAGTGTGCAGACAGCGCCAGGACCGTTCGCATAGTGGCTTCGAAAGAAACAACGGTCACGCTTGCGAAAGAGTACCAGGGCCGTCAGATCAGCATAACAAACA AGGCAGACCTTAGCTTTGTTCAGACCGCGTGGGGTGACAGTGGCGTGTACCTCTGCAGTGTTGTCTCATCCCAGGACCTTGTAGGGAATAGCGAGTGTTATACAGAGCTTATTGTGCTTG ACTGGTTGTTAGTGGTGTTGGTGGTGCTGGGCTTCCTGCTGCTGATGCTCCTGTTGGGTATCTGCTGGTGTCAGTGTTGCCCTCACACCTGCTGCTGTTACGTCAGATGCCCCTGCTGCCCGGAGCGCTGCTGCTGTCCCCGCGCAC TATATGAGGCTGGAAAAATGGTAAAGTCTGGCGTCCCCAGTCAGTACGCAGCCAGTATGTACGCCCCAAGCATGTACGGCCAGCCAGCTTATGGAGTTGGCGGACCTGCGCCGGGCATACCCATGCTCCCTATGCCAATGGGTGCTCCTGGTCCTCTGTCCAATGGATATGGCAGAGACTTTGATGGAGCCAGCTCAG TTGGTCAAGGATCTGAAGTGCCACTCCTGCAAGACCACGATGGTGGAGGAA CCCGTAGTGGATACCGTGTTCAGGCCGACCAAGATGGAAACCCAACTCGAGTGCTTTACTACATGGAGCGAGAACTGGCCAACCTCGACCCCAGTCGCCCAATAAATGCTCCAGGCAAATACAGTCGTT TGGATGGTATGAGCGAGGTGAGCTCACTTCATGATGGTCCAGACTCTCGAAATCGCGGTCGGGCCAGACCACCTCAGCTTACCACAGTGTATGATGATGTGGATGAAAACATGAGCACCATCAGCAGCGTCTCTCAGCATGTCCGACGGGATGAGCCCAGGCGGGGAGTTGAGTCTCGAGGACGTGCACTCTCTGTGGAAAACTTGGACGATATCGGCCGCAATTACAGAGATTATCCGCCTGCACGCCGAGATGGTGGAGCTAGAGGCGGCACAAGAGA TTCGGATGACGAGTGGAGCAGTAGTGGACGAGGAAACGACCGTGCATTCGATGACCGGCGACGCCGTGATTACTCTCCTGACGCTCGTCCTCGGCGTGGAGACTCCTTCCGTGGGGTCGGTTTCCAGGGCCGGCGCAGCCGTAGTCGTGATGACCTGACGGATCTGGAGCGTGGCCGTGGTGGTCGGGATGCATATGATGACAGCTTCCTCAGGGAAGCCATGGAAAAGAAGAAGCTTGGTGAGCAGCAGAGAGGCCGCAGCCGTGAGCGGCTCGACAGTGAGAGTGACCGATCTGACCGCTACAGGGGGCAACACACCGGACCGCCTCCTCTGCCCCTCGCCCCACCTTCCGGAAACCCCAATCGCCATGGAAACCATAGCAACTTCCCAGCTATTCCCCCTCCCTACACTACGGACAGTGACAGTGTGGCATCGTCCAAGAAGAGCAACTTAAAAAAG AATGGAGCTGTGAGCAGAGAGAGTCTGGTGGTGTGA